The Malus domestica chromosome 10, GDT2T_hap1 nucleotide sequence ccgtaCAAATAATGAAGGTTTGTTAGGGCAGACTATATTCCTTTCTTGTAGACCGTAGAGTATACTTATTTTGTAAGGCCATTTAATAAATACCTTCATGGTATTCGTACCATAATAGAAATATCTCCAAATGTTTTTCGTAATGATCACACAAGAAATATGCATTGTATGTAAAATGCTCAGTTTAATAAATCTCGTGTTGTAACCAATCACGTGACATGACAAAACAATTAGTAGATAATTGGAGTAATTTCTGAACATATGGCCACTAAAAGTGTGCGATAGTTTTGGAGAGAATCTCTCCATAAAACTACTAAATGTTGCGGCCACAAGATATTTGCCCCAAATTCATGAGGACAAGCTAATGATCCAGCCGGTTGATTGTGTTGAGAGTATGAACTTGATATCAAGGAATTGAAGTCTCACTTAATATGTACATAGTTGAAATAATCTTGTATCTTTTCATCCAGTCAATCGATTTTTAGTTGTAGTCAAATTTTAAGTGACATAAAAGTTCAGTGTTGGTAATAACAAGTTTAGTAAAAAATCTCGGCCATTCAACAACTAGGATATTTTCTTTAGGGAGAAAAGAACTAGGATATTTTGTTtccttagaaaataaaatactacAAGAGCATCAAACTaagatttcttattttttacATTCTCTCTTGTGGTAGCAATTCATATGCCTTGCACTTATGTTCTAATTGTTTATTTCTTGTTTTTACTCTATACTTCCATAAGATAATATACTATGGTATTTTTATTTGGACCCACTGCACGTATGAAATCGGAATCAAATCAACTTCATGCATGAAGCATCGATTCCACGTACTCGTCAAGAGATGGAAGGCGCTGGTTGTCGTCGTAACTATACATCAGTGGCACCATTCTTGTAAGATTTAGGGAAGCCTTTGTGAATGCTGCTGGAAATGGATTAGGAGACACCAATACTTTGTTCAGCTTCTTCCATTCTTGTGAAATCATATTCGTAACATGTTCTTGTGCTTCCTCCATGGTTTTGCCTTGATGTTCATTTAAATAGTAGTTTATGTATGACCCGTCGTCTCCATCTTGATTCTCATCCTACGATCAGTATCACAATAAGAAAATCTGACGTgctctatatgcatacatgcatGCTACAAATTTTGATGGACAAATATTTGTGCGATGGAGCCGGCTAAGACATCCGCCACACATAATATAGAACCTTAGATGCAGGGATGAATATGAATTTAGTTACTATGGTGCTTGATATAAATGGTACTATAAATATGTAGTTACCTTGGCACTTCCCAAGTCGTCCCAAAGCCGAAGAATTGCTGCTGTTGAAGATATAATGGCTGGAGTGCCATTCAAGAGCTCCACACTTTGTTTGGTTATACCTTCACCCAAGAGAAAGAAAATGTGGACCAACATCACATTCACCCCAGAAGAAATAATTCCATTCTTCAAGTACTCTTCAGCCCTAGGCAAGTGCCCGGATTTGAACCATTTTGCTTCCACTAAAAATGCATTGCACAGACTCGCCcactgcatgcatgcatgcaaataGAATGAATAATCTTTTAATTAAGCCTTTCTTAATTATGCTAGTACTTAATTGTCCCGACACTAAACTAGTTAGATAAATACACTTAATAATAAGCCAATACTATGGTTTGTATATATACCGTCTTCTTTAGGGAATGCAACGGGTTCCATCCGTGCTTTTCATAAACCTTACAGCTGATTTCATCCGTCATGTCATAAAGAGCTTTGAAGCATATCTTCATGTAGTCCGGTAAATGTTCTATAGCACCAATTTCCCATCTGCAGCATTACAATTTACTGGTCAGTTAATTGTAAAAATTGGTGAAGTTAATTAAAGTTACAGGACGCTCTATTTGTTATTACCTATTAACAACCTCCGTGAAGAGTGTGAGATCATCAAGCGTCCCATAAACGTCAAAAATgtcatcaatcaaatagataaatGATACAGATTTTGTGAACTCAATCCTCTCATCTGACAAGTTTGGGTTTGTTAGGCCTGCCATGGACCAATTGTACCATTTAATAGGTTGGTCTCTTGCAAACTTCAACTCCTTAGACAATCCCAGCTCTtcccaccatctaattaagttaattgaaacaaataaattaacatTGATTAATAATTGGTTAATGAATTAAATGTAGAGACAACAATTAAAGATTAGGGTGGTATTTTCCAATAAAGTTATTGACTTACTTGGAAACTTGAACAACTTCCTTCTGGTGAAGGGACTGGACCATATATAAATCTGTTTTTGCTACAGTTTGTAATATATTTAACCACCTATTGTATGTTCCTTGGAAACCAGAGACAAAAAAGTTCTTGGCCATGAATGGGGCCAAGCTTTTATGATGAGGATTTCTCAATGTGTTTTCAACAACTCTGGCCTGGTGATGGTCGAGATGTAACAGGGATGAATTTAGGAAATGGCCACTAAACTTTCCAGCTTCTTCAAGTACAACTTCACCCTCTGTACTTAGCTTTGAAGCTTCATACAGACTCATCAACCCCTTGATGTCTTCACTTAACAT carries:
- the LOC103446597 gene encoding (3S,6E)-nerolidol synthase 1-like; protein product: MEFSKFLSSLATSSCTPPIALKNPSSKKWSIPKDHSLLSTPLKPLNSKTKYTSSKVRKILSLSHKHTHTSKVRKMEHPCAQDGIICFQHEQKLDDLRSALKKVGGQAVEGLDMIDAVQRLGIDYHFEDEIDQILQKQHIISSTTAHGAHDPTDLHEVALRFRLLRQHGYFVSDDVFNNFKEGEGNFNQMLSEDIKGLMSLYEASKLSTEGEVVLEEAGKFSGHFLNSSLLHLDHHQARVVENTLRNPHHKSLAPFMAKNFFVSGFQGTYNRWLNILQTVAKTDLYMVQSLHQKEVVQVSKWWEELGLSKELKFARDQPIKWYNWSMAGLTNPNLSDERIEFTKSVSFIYLIDDIFDVYGTLDDLTLFTEVVNRWEIGAIEHLPDYMKICFKALYDMTDEISCKVYEKHGWNPLHSLKKTWASLCNAFLVEAKWFKSGHLPRAEEYLKNGIISSGVNVMLVHIFFLLGEGITKQSVELLNGTPAIISSTAAILRLWDDLGSAKDENQDGDDGSYINYYLNEHQGKTMEEAQEHVTNMISQEWKKLNKVLVSPNPFPAAFTKASLNLTRMVPLMYSYDDNQRLPSLDEYVESMLHA